A single region of the Bacteroides luhongzhouii genome encodes:
- a CDS encoding GH92 family glycosyl hydrolase: protein MMKLKWIGSLLILAGVVGCKTPDRPNLVEYVNPNIGTVHSRWFFYTPAAEPFGLAKLGASTNGTYGNNQGWEAVGYEDGHTSIDGFPCLHEFQIGGIALMPVTGEVKTNPGKLEDPDKGFRSRFDKKDETARPGYYSVLLKDYQVKAELTATARVGFQRYTFPESENAHILFNIGNRQGESGAVRDAYIKQIDGNTMEGYVITEPEYVKKYQAGASVAMYFYAKLDRAPESVEVFYQDSALMSRNEIKGPGAIMCLNYKTKKDEVVNVKIGLSYTSIENAKVNLESEAKDLTFDEAMKATTDKWNEALNRILVSGGTEDSKIKFYTGLYHALLGRGLASDVNGAYPKNDGTIGQIPLNKDGKPEHNHYNTDAVWGAYWNLTSLWALAYPEYYNDFVNSQLLVYKDAGWLGDGIATSKYVSGVGTNMVSITLAGAYNSGIRNFDVETAYQAALKNELGWEGRIEGAGKMDVKQFVEKGYVPYENSVHFGTHPEGSSFSVSHTLEYSFSAYAVAQWAKALGRTEDYKRLMELSAGWEKLFDDSLKMIRPRVPGGEFIDNFNPLESWRGFQEGNAMQYTFFVPQNPARLIEKVGKDEFNNRLDSIFTEARKSIFGGGKVVNAFSGLQSPYNHGNQPSLHISWLFNFSGKPYLTQKWTRLICDEFYGTNGEHGYGYGQDEDQGQLGAWYVMAAMGLFDVQGGSCERPTFQIGSPLFDKIEIKLSPMNATGKTFVIETTGNTPDAYYVQSATLNGKPLEQCWMYRDELYKGGTLKLTMGDQPSDRWGVGNPPHCSK, encoded by the coding sequence ATGATGAAATTAAAATGGATAGGCAGCCTGTTGATTTTGGCAGGTGTTGTAGGGTGTAAAACACCTGATCGTCCCAATCTGGTAGAATACGTAAATCCTAATATCGGAACTGTACATAGTCGTTGGTTCTTTTACACACCGGCTGCGGAGCCTTTCGGTTTGGCTAAGTTAGGTGCGTCTACAAACGGTACGTATGGGAACAATCAAGGTTGGGAGGCCGTAGGTTATGAAGACGGTCATACTTCTATTGATGGCTTTCCTTGTTTGCATGAGTTTCAGATAGGTGGCATTGCATTAATGCCTGTAACGGGAGAAGTAAAAACAAATCCCGGAAAACTGGAAGATCCCGATAAAGGTTTCCGTTCCCGTTTTGATAAGAAAGATGAAACGGCGCGTCCGGGATATTACTCAGTATTATTAAAGGATTATCAGGTAAAGGCAGAACTTACCGCAACGGCTCGTGTCGGATTTCAGCGGTATACATTTCCCGAGTCGGAGAATGCCCATATTTTGTTTAATATAGGTAATCGTCAGGGAGAAAGTGGAGCAGTGCGTGATGCGTATATCAAACAGATAGATGGAAATACAATGGAAGGTTACGTGATTACGGAACCGGAATACGTGAAGAAATATCAGGCAGGTGCTTCCGTTGCCATGTATTTTTATGCTAAATTGGATCGTGCGCCGGAATCTGTCGAGGTATTCTATCAGGATAGTGCTTTGATGTCTCGTAATGAAATAAAAGGGCCCGGGGCTATCATGTGTCTGAATTATAAAACAAAGAAAGATGAGGTAGTCAATGTAAAAATAGGTCTGTCGTATACTTCCATCGAAAATGCCAAAGTGAATTTGGAATCAGAAGCGAAAGACCTTACTTTTGATGAGGCTATGAAAGCGACTACGGATAAATGGAATGAGGCTTTGAACCGTATATTGGTTTCCGGTGGTACGGAAGATAGCAAAATCAAATTTTACACTGGGTTGTATCATGCGTTATTAGGTAGAGGACTCGCGAGCGATGTGAACGGGGCTTATCCTAAAAATGACGGTACCATCGGTCAGATACCTTTAAATAAAGATGGCAAACCGGAGCATAATCATTATAATACGGATGCGGTTTGGGGAGCCTACTGGAACCTGACTTCTCTTTGGGCATTGGCATATCCGGAGTATTATAATGATTTTGTAAACAGTCAGTTGCTGGTGTATAAAGATGCTGGTTGGCTGGGTGATGGCATTGCAACCAGCAAGTATGTTTCCGGAGTGGGAACGAACATGGTGAGTATCACTCTGGCAGGTGCTTATAACAGTGGAATTCGCAATTTTGATGTGGAAACAGCTTATCAGGCAGCATTGAAGAATGAATTGGGCTGGGAAGGACGTATTGAAGGTGCAGGTAAAATGGATGTGAAACAGTTTGTTGAAAAAGGTTATGTGCCTTATGAGAATAGTGTTCATTTCGGCACACATCCGGAAGGTTCCAGTTTCTCCGTATCTCATACATTGGAATATAGTTTTAGTGCTTATGCGGTGGCTCAATGGGCAAAAGCCTTGGGACGTACGGAGGATTATAAACGCTTGATGGAACTTTCTGCCGGTTGGGAGAAGTTATTCGATGATTCGTTGAAGATGATTCGTCCGAGAGTGCCTGGTGGTGAGTTCATTGATAACTTTAATCCATTGGAATCATGGAGAGGATTTCAGGAAGGAAATGCGATGCAGTATACTTTCTTTGTACCGCAGAATCCGGCTCGTTTGATTGAAAAGGTTGGAAAAGATGAATTTAACAACCGGTTGGATTCTATCTTTACGGAAGCTCGTAAGTCGATCTTTGGCGGTGGAAAGGTTGTAAACGCCTTCTCGGGCTTGCAGAGCCCTTATAATCATGGTAACCAGCCCAGTCTTCATATTTCCTGGTTGTTCAATTTCTCCGGTAAACCTTACCTGACACAGAAATGGACGCGCTTGATTTGTGATGAGTTTTATGGAACAAACGGAGAGCATGGTTATGGCTACGGTCAGGATGAAGATCAGGGACAGTTGGGAGCCTGGTATGTGATGGCAGCAATGGGGCTGTTTGATGTACAGGGTGGTTCTTGTGAACGGCCGACTTTCCAGATTGGCAGTCCGCTGTTTGATAAGATTGAAATCAAACTTAGTCCGATGAATGCGACGGGAAAAACGTTTGTGATTGAAACGACTGGTAATACACCGGATGCCTATTATGTACAGTCTGCTACGTTGAACGGTAAACCGCTGGAACAATGTTGGATGTATCGGGATGAACTCTATAAAGGTGGAACGTTGAAACTCACAATGGGGGATCAACCGAGTGACCGATGGGGAGTGGGGAACCCGCCTCATTGTTCTAAATAA
- a CDS encoding glycoside hydrolase family 76 protein, protein MNSKIRNIVLFVSAVFAFFSCAGESKTTPNKDKAEEMFQRVWELYRVPKYGLFSEYYPSSHRPDLTYFNDSTRQAQEVSYLWPMSGVFSSAVLMAAIEPEKYTAYVDSMVMAMERYYDTTRVPFGYQAYPVQFGKVDRYYDDNGLVGIDYIDSYLVTKNPPYLEKAKQVLTFILSGWDENFEGAVSWLEGVKDQKPACSNGKAMVLALKLYEATKDDYYLEVGKKFYHWIDKYLKDPERGVVWNSWLTTTSAVCPDLYTYNTGTLLQAAVALYNYTGEQAYLDNAKFLAEGSYKVFFKYTEEGIPYIADLPWFNLVLFRGYHDLYNVTGDSKYVDTMIKGLDYAWEHARDQAGLMYHDWTGRTDEKRQPKWLLDASCVPEYYARVAMIKGEVTNRKMK, encoded by the coding sequence ATGAATAGTAAAATAAGAAATATAGTTTTATTTGTATCGGCAGTATTCGCGTTTTTCTCTTGTGCAGGAGAATCAAAAACAACTCCGAATAAAGATAAGGCAGAAGAAATGTTTCAGCGTGTTTGGGAACTCTACCGGGTTCCCAAATACGGCCTCTTCTCTGAATATTATCCAAGCAGTCATCGCCCTGATCTGACTTATTTTAATGATTCCACCCGGCAAGCGCAGGAAGTTTCTTATCTGTGGCCTATGAGTGGCGTCTTTTCTTCGGCAGTGTTGATGGCTGCTATCGAACCGGAGAAATATACGGCTTATGTCGATTCGATGGTGATGGCGATGGAGCGTTATTATGATACAACGCGTGTTCCTTTCGGTTATCAGGCTTACCCTGTTCAGTTTGGAAAGGTAGATCGTTATTATGATGACAACGGTTTAGTGGGGATTGATTATATTGATTCTTACCTGGTAACTAAAAATCCTCCTTATCTGGAGAAAGCGAAACAGGTATTGACCTTTATTTTAAGTGGCTGGGATGAGAATTTTGAAGGAGCTGTTTCATGGCTGGAAGGAGTGAAAGATCAGAAACCTGCCTGTTCTAATGGAAAAGCGATGGTGTTGGCTTTAAAACTTTATGAAGCAACTAAAGATGATTATTATCTGGAGGTGGGAAAGAAGTTTTATCATTGGATTGATAAATATCTGAAAGATCCGGAAAGAGGAGTCGTTTGGAATTCATGGCTAACAACGACTTCAGCAGTATGCCCGGATTTGTATACTTACAATACGGGTACTTTATTACAAGCAGCTGTAGCTTTATATAATTATACGGGTGAGCAGGCGTACCTGGATAATGCTAAATTTCTGGCAGAAGGAAGTTACAAAGTGTTCTTTAAATACACGGAAGAAGGTATTCCCTATATTGCAGATTTGCCTTGGTTTAATCTGGTTTTGTTTAGAGGGTATCACGATCTGTACAATGTTACGGGGGATTCAAAGTATGTGGATACGATGATAAAAGGACTGGATTATGCTTGGGAACATGCACGTGACCAGGCGGGACTGATGTATCATGACTGGACAGGACGGACTGATGAGAAACGTCAGCCGAAATGGTTATTGGATGCTTCGTGTGTACCGGAATATTATGCACGTGTGGCAATGATTAAAGGAGAAGTTACAAACAGAAAAATGAAATAA